The sequence below is a genomic window from Haloferax mediterranei ATCC 33500.
GGCCGAACTCGGTCCAATCGCGGCCCACGGTGCCCGCGAAGCCTACCGCTACGCCGACGAGCCAGTCCTCGTCGACGACGCCGGCCTGTTCATCGACGGGTTCGACGGTTTCCCCGGCCCGTACTCGTCGTACGCCGAGGACACGCTCGGAGTCGAGGCGGTCTACCGACTCGCCGCCGCCGAACTCGACGAACCGCGGCGCGCCTCCTTCCGCTGCGTGCTCGCGTACTGTGACGGCCAGCCATTCGAAGCGAGTCCCAACCCAATCGACCGCGACGACAGGACGGTTGCGGCCGCCCGTGGCGCGGAGCAGGACGAAGAGGAGACGGACGTGCTTCCCGTGAAGTTGTTCGAAGGCGTCGTCAACGGGCGTATCGTCCCGCCGCGCGGTGAGGGTGGATTCGGGTACGACCCGATTTTCGAACATGACGGAACGACGTTTGCCGAGATGAGCGCCGAAGAGAAGAATTCGATTTCCCACCGGGGGCGGGCGTTAGCGAAGTTTGCGACGTGGTATGCTGAGCGAACGGCGTGAGCGAAGCATGCCTCGTCGGGCGCGAAGCGTCCGACGGTGGTACGCCGAACGCTAGTGAGGCGTACGTCGA
It includes:
- a CDS encoding non-canonical purine NTP pyrophosphatase, which codes for MLRYVTTNEGKVREALDYLDDDVTQLDFDYTEIQAAELGPIAAHGAREAYRYADEPVLVDDAGLFIDGFDGFPGPYSSYAEDTLGVEAVYRLAAAELDEPRRASFRCVLAYCDGQPFEASPNPIDRDDRTVAAARGAEQDEEETDVLPVKLFEGVVNGRIVPPRGEGGFGYDPIFEHDGTTFAEMSAEEKNSISHRGRALAKFATWYAERTA